Proteins encoded by one window of Primulina huaijiensis isolate GDHJ02 chromosome 1, ASM1229523v2, whole genome shotgun sequence:
- the LOC140985720 gene encoding senescence-specific cysteine protease SAG39-like produces the protein MASKFDTRIYLTLVLILGMFSSSAICRSSLDRTNMAARHKHWMHKYGRAYKDKDEKAKRFEIFKKNVEFIENSNSVGTGTYKLGINEFADLENKEFRAARNGYKKFPQKKSSTPFRYEGVKDVPESMDWREKGAVTGVKDQGQCGSCWAFSTVAAMEGINQISSSKLMSLSEQELMDCDRTSDNQGCRGGLMEAAFKFIVKNKGLTTESDYPYQGTSGSCNSQKEASSAAKITGYENVPVNDESSLLKAVANQPVSVSIDASGASFQFYSGGVITGDCGTNLDHGVTAVGYGKTENGTKYWLVKNSWGSNWGEAGYVKVARDVEAKEGMCGIAMQACYPTV, from the exons ATGGCTTCGAAATTTGACACACGAATCTATCTTACACTAGTGTTGATTCTTGGCATGTTTTCATCTTCAGCAATATGTCGAAGCAGTCTAGACCGAACCAATATGGCTGCGAGGCACAAGCATTGGATGCATAAGTATGGACGTGCTTACAAAGACAAAGACGAGAAGGCCAAGAGATTCGAGATATTCAAGAAGAATGTTGAGTTTATCGAAAATTCGAACAGCGTGGGAACTGGAACTTATAAGCTTGGTATAAATGAATTTGCTGATTTGGAAAACAAAGAGTTCCGTGCAGCTCGTAATGGATACAAGAAGTTCCCTCAAAAGAAGTCGTCGACACCCTTTAGATACGAAGGTGTAAAAGATGTTCCTGAGAGCATGGATTGGAGAGAAAAGGGAGCCGTGACTGGAGTCAAAGATCAAGGCCAATGTg GTTCATGCTGGGCATTTTCTACAGTTGCAGCAATGGAAGGCATCAACCAAATTTCATCAAGCAAACTGATGTCATTATCCGAACAAGAACTCATGGACTGCGATAGAACGAGCGACAATCAGGGCTGCAGGGGAGGTCTGATGGAGGCCGCATTCAAATTCATAGTAAAGAACAAAGGGCTCACCACAGAATCTGACTACCCATATCAAGGAACCTCGGGCTCCTGCAACAGCCAAAAGGAAGCCTCGAGTGCGGCAAAGATAACCGGCTATGAAAACGTGCCAGTCAATGATGAATCTTCCTTACTTAAAGCAGTGGCAAACCAACCGGTATCAGTGTCCATTGATGCAAGTGGAGCATCTTTCCAGTTTTACTCCGGTGGCGTGATCACGGGCGATTGTGGGACAAATTTAGATCATGGAGTAACGGCGGTTGGATATGGAAAGACTGAAAATGGGACGAAATATTGGCTGGTTAAGAATTCTTGGGGATCAAATTGGGGTGAGGCGGGATATGTGAAAGTTGCGAGAGATGTTGAGGCTAAGGAAGGGATGTGTGGGATTGCCATGCAAGCTTGTTATCCGACGGTTTGA